The Janthinobacterium tructae genome contains the following window.
ACCGCCGGAACCGGCCCCTGCCCGCTCGCCCGTGGAGTCCGTGCAAGCGTTCGCCAAGACGCCGATGGGCAAGAATTTCCTGCGCGGCCTGGGTGTGGCGGCACTGATTGCCATCGGCGTGGCCCTGTACATGTGGAACCAGCCACCCGAGTACAAGGTCCTGTTTTCCAATTATACGGACCGCGACGGCGGCGCCATCACCGCGTCGCTGGACCAGCTGGGCATCAAGCACAAGTTTTCCGAAGGCGGCGGCGCCATTCTCGTGCCCACCGAGCAAGTCCACGATGCGCGCCTGAAACTGGCCGCGCAAGGCTTGCCGAAAGGCGGCAACGTGGGCTTCGAGCTGATGGAAAACCAGAAGCTGGGCGTGTCGCAATTTCTGGAACAGGTCAATTTCCAGCGCGCGCTCGAAGGCGAACTGGCCAAATCGATCGAATCGGTGTCCGCCGTCGATACGGCGCGCGTCCACCTGGCCCTGCCGAAACCGTCCGTCTTCGTGCGCGAACAGCAAAAACCGACCGCTTCCGTGCTGCTGAACCTGCATCCGGGCCGCGGCCTCGACCAATTGCAGGTAAGCGCCATCGTGCACCTGGTGGCATCCAGCGTGCCGGAATTGCTTCCAGTCAATGTCACCGTGGTCGACCAGGCCGGCACCTTGCTGTCGAACCAGGAAAAGGACAAGGACCGCGCCAATGGCATCAAGAGCCTGGACCCGAACCAGTTAAAGTACGTGCAGCAGTTGCAGCAAAGCGTGATCAAGCAAGTCGAATCGATCTTGCTGCCCATCGTCGGCGAAGGCAATGTGCGCGCCGAAGCGACGGCCGACGTGGATTTCTCGCAAAGCGAGCAGGCGGCCGAAACCTACAAGCCGAACTCGCCGCCGGAAGCGTCCACCATCCGCAGCCAGCAAACGAGCGAATCGACGGGCGCCGGCAATGCCAACCCGTCCGGCGTGCCGGGCGCGCTGTCGAACCAGCCGCCAGGCGTGGCGACGGCGCCGTTGACGGCGGAAGCGCCAGGCGCACCGGCCGGCGCAGCGACGGCACCGAGCCAGAAGGAATCGACGACAAATTACGAAGTTGACAAGACCGTGCGCTACGAGCAGAAATCCATGGGCGGCTTGCGCCGCCTGTCGGTGGCCGTCGTCGTCAACTACCGCCGCAGCTTCGACAAGGATGGCAAGGTCACGGTCAAGCCGATTTCGCCTGCCGAAATGGTGCAGATCAATAACCTGGTCAAGGAAGCGATGGGCTACAACAAAGAGCGCGGCGACAGCTTCAGCGTGGCCAACTCGCCCTTCGACGGCATCGACCGCGCGCCGGAAGGCAAGCTCGAATGGTGGCGCGACCCGGCCAACTTGCCGCTGGCCAAGGAACTGGCGAAGTTCCTCATCACGGCTCTGATCCTGTTGTATATCTTCATCAAGATCGTGCGCCCGATGCTGCGCCCCGTGATGCGCAAGATCGACGATTTCGGCGCGCCACCGCCCGTCATCGAGCCGGAACTGGCCAAGGACGGCGCAGAAAACGAAGTCCTGCTCAGCGAAGCGGAACTGGAAGAACTGGAAGAAGATACGGCCCGCGGTTATCGCGAAAACCTGGCGATGGCGAGGAAACTGGCACAGGACGACCCACGCGTGGTGGCCAACGTAATCAAAGCATGGATAGGCAATAATGAGTGAGACAACGGGACTGCAAAAAGCATCGATCCTGATGCTGGCACTGGGCGAGAGCGAAGCGGCCGAGGTCATGAAATTCCTCGGCCCGCGCGAAGTGCTGAAACTGGGCGCCGCCATGGCCACCATGAAGGGCATCGCGCACGAGCAAGTGGTCGAGGTGCTCGACGACTTCCGCTCACAGACGGAACTCAATTCCACCGTCGGCCTCGATTCGGACGAATACATCCGCCAAGTCCTCACCAAGGCGCTGGGCGACGACAAGGCGTCCGTGCTGCTGTCGCGCATTCTGGGCGGCAAGGATGCGTCCGGCATCGAATCGCTGAAATGGATGGATTCGCAATCCGTGTCCGAGCTGATCCGCAACGAACACCCGCAGATCATCGCCACCATCCTGGTCCACCTGGAACGCGACCAGGCGTGCGAAATCCTCGGCCATTTCACGGACCGCCTGCGCAACGATGTGGTGCTGCGCATCGCCACCCTGGACGGCGTGCAGCCGGCCGCCTTGCGCGAACTCAACGATGTGCTGACGAAACTGCTGTCCGGTAACGAGAACATCAAGAAATCGTCGCTGGGCGGCGTGCGCGCGGCGGCCGAGATCCTCAACTTCATGAGCGGCGAGCAGGAGGGCTCCGTCATGGACAATATCAAGAACTACGACAACGACATGGCGCAAAAGATCATGGACGAAATGTTCGTGTTCGACAACGTGATCGACATCGACGACCGCGGCATCCAGCTGCTGCTGCGCGAAGTGCAGTCGGAAATGCTGATCATCGCCCTGAAAGGCGCCTCGCAAGAGCTGCGCGACAAGATCTTCAAGAACATGTCGCAGCGTGCCGGCGAGATGATGCGCGAAGACCTGGAATCAAAAGGCCCCGTGCGCCTGTCGGAAGTGGAGTCGCAGCAGAAACAGATCCTGCAAATCGTGCGCCGCCTGGCGGACGAAGGGCAGATAGTACTGGGTGGAAAAGGCGAGGATTCGTTTGTCTAATTTAATACCCAAAGAGCAACAAACCGCTTACCAGCGCTGGGAAATGACCTCGTTTGGCGACGAGCGTCCCAGCGTGGTGGCGGCGCGCAAGCTGCTCGACCCCGATCCTGAACCCGAATTCGACCCGGAAATGGATCCATACGGCGAACTGTCGGAAGAAGAGCAGGCCGCGCCGCTGGAATACCCGACGCAGGAAGAACTCGACGCCATCCGCGAAGAAACGCGCGCCACGGCCTTCGATGAGGGCCGCGCTGCCGGCTATGCGGAAGGCCACGCGGCCGGACATGCCGATGGCCATGCGCAGTCGTATGCCGAAGGCAAGGCGGCGTCCGGCGTGGAACTGGCGCATCTGCAAACCATCGCCGTCGACTTCG
Protein-coding sequences here:
- the fliF gene encoding flagellar basal-body MS-ring/collar protein FliF gives rise to the protein MAVAEEIDVNRIPPEPAPARSPVESVQAFAKTPMGKNFLRGLGVAALIAIGVALYMWNQPPEYKVLFSNYTDRDGGAITASLDQLGIKHKFSEGGGAILVPTEQVHDARLKLAAQGLPKGGNVGFELMENQKLGVSQFLEQVNFQRALEGELAKSIESVSAVDTARVHLALPKPSVFVREQQKPTASVLLNLHPGRGLDQLQVSAIVHLVASSVPELLPVNVTVVDQAGTLLSNQEKDKDRANGIKSLDPNQLKYVQQLQQSVIKQVESILLPIVGEGNVRAEATADVDFSQSEQAAETYKPNSPPEASTIRSQQTSESTGAGNANPSGVPGALSNQPPGVATAPLTAEAPGAPAGAATAPSQKESTTNYEVDKTVRYEQKSMGGLRRLSVAVVVNYRRSFDKDGKVTVKPISPAEMVQINNLVKEAMGYNKERGDSFSVANSPFDGIDRAPEGKLEWWRDPANLPLAKELAKFLITALILLYIFIKIVRPMLRPVMRKIDDFGAPPPVIEPELAKDGAENEVLLSEAELEELEEDTARGYRENLAMARKLAQDDPRVVANVIKAWIGNNE
- the fliG gene encoding flagellar motor switch protein FliG → MSETTGLQKASILMLALGESEAAEVMKFLGPREVLKLGAAMATMKGIAHEQVVEVLDDFRSQTELNSTVGLDSDEYIRQVLTKALGDDKASVLLSRILGGKDASGIESLKWMDSQSVSELIRNEHPQIIATILVHLERDQACEILGHFTDRLRNDVVLRIATLDGVQPAALRELNDVLTKLLSGNENIKKSSLGGVRAAAEILNFMSGEQEGSVMDNIKNYDNDMAQKIMDEMFVFDNVIDIDDRGIQLLLREVQSEMLIIALKGASQELRDKIFKNMSQRAGEMMREDLESKGPVRLSEVESQQKQILQIVRRLADEGQIVLGGKGEDSFV